One Brevibacillus choshinensis genomic window carries:
- the acpS gene encoding holo-ACP synthase — translation MILGIGIDMIEIERIDRLLKRQPKACQRFLTEAERALLAGKSETRQSELVAGRYAAKEAGAKALGTGIGEVLSFLDMEILPSRSGKPEMSFQPEVYRRLGLEPSRIRVHLSISHSQSHAIAQVVVEEL, via the coding sequence ATGATTCTAGGTATTGGCATCGATATGATTGAAATCGAACGAATCGATAGACTGTTGAAGAGGCAGCCGAAAGCTTGCCAGCGTTTTTTAACCGAGGCGGAGCGGGCGCTGCTTGCGGGAAAGTCTGAGACGAGGCAGTCCGAGCTGGTAGCAGGACGTTACGCTGCCAAGGAAGCGGGAGCAAAAGCTCTGGGGACAGGGATCGGGGAGGTATTGAGCTTTCTGGACATGGAAATACTGCCGAGCCGCAGTGGAAAGCCAGAGATGTCATTCCAACCAGAAGTCTATCGAAGACTTGGGCTGGAGCCTTCTCGCATTCGGGTTCACCTGAGCATTTCCCATAGCCAATCTCATGCGATTGCGCAGGTTGTTGTGGAAGAGCTGTAA
- a CDS encoding outer membrane lipoprotein-sorting protein: protein MKRAAFPLVLLLVFTLLLGGCFGQKTPEDVVSDLSGTLDKMAGYKSQAVLTMQTGSTPMEYDVQVWYEKPTNYRVALTSKQRGITQIILRNSEGVFVLTPHLNKSFRFQSGWPENNGPLYLYETLIRSIIDDAERQMKMDDKQYVFEVKANYSGNRSLTKQKIWLTEDFKPTHAEIMDSSMNPLVKIDFSEFVFNPSFDKDAFDKDRNMTTSSLTSIPTMAQPNGQVAQLPSSQFGVIVPTYVPQGVQQGDIEPVTRDGVRTVVLSYKGAYNYKLTEARPTEASVSYEQGMPIDLGFTIGVLAQTTDNRRYLTWELDGVEFMMAGDLPEEEMVKVAQSTYGIGGK, encoded by the coding sequence ATGAAACGGGCAGCTTTTCCACTGGTGTTATTGTTGGTCTTTACCCTGCTGCTCGGCGGCTGCTTTGGTCAAAAAACACCCGAAGATGTGGTGAGTGACTTGAGCGGTACGCTGGACAAGATGGCTGGCTACAAGTCTCAAGCAGTGTTGACCATGCAAACTGGCTCTACTCCCATGGAGTACGACGTGCAGGTATGGTACGAGAAACCCACCAATTATCGGGTAGCACTGACTTCCAAGCAACGTGGCATCACTCAGATTATCCTGCGGAATAGCGAAGGGGTTTTCGTTCTCACGCCACATTTGAACAAGAGCTTCCGCTTCCAGAGCGGTTGGCCAGAAAACAACGGACCACTCTATCTGTACGAAACGCTCATTCGCAGCATTATCGACGATGCGGAGCGTCAAATGAAGATGGACGACAAGCAGTACGTCTTTGAAGTGAAAGCAAATTACAGTGGAAATCGCTCGTTGACCAAGCAGAAAATTTGGCTGACGGAAGATTTCAAACCGACACATGCAGAAATTATGGATTCGAGCATGAATCCGCTCGTGAAGATCGACTTCTCGGAATTTGTGTTCAATCCGTCTTTCGACAAGGATGCCTTTGACAAGGATCGCAACATGACGACAAGCTCACTGACTTCCATCCCTACAATGGCTCAGCCGAATGGACAAGTGGCTCAGCTGCCGTCCAGTCAGTTCGGTGTAATCGTACCCACTTATGTGCCACAAGGGGTGCAGCAAGGCGATATCGAGCCGGTCACGCGTGATGGAGTGCGCACAGTCGTATTGAGCTACAAAGGAGCCTACAACTATAAGCTGACAGAGGCACGCCCGACCGAAGCATCGGTTTCCTACGAGCAGGGCATGCCGATTGATCTAGGCTTTACCATTGGGGTTCTGGCACAGACGACAGACAATCGACGCTACCTCACATGGGAGCTGGATGGCGTAGAGTTCATGATGGCAGGAGATCTGCCGGAAGAAGAAATGGTGAAGGTTGCCCAGTCGACTTACGGCATAGGCGGCAAATAA